The genomic window agaATATAGTGGCCTTCTCTGGGTCCATAAAAGTTTTCTTCCTTGTCAGCAATGAGATGTGCTAATCTCAATCCTTTTTGTACTTCAAACTCCACTGGGGTATAGATGCCAGGTTTAGTTAGAATCATATTTTCATTGGAATCTCTCTCTTCTCATAGATCTTTACCGAATCTGAAAACAGCTGTTTTCATATATAGACATTGTATGTTTATGCCCTTTTTTGTCTAAAAATTAGAATTAAACAATACATGGAGGCAAAAATATTAGATGCTGTTTTAAATCACATGCAGTCAAAAACAGAATTAAACAGTACATGTAAGCAAAGTAATATCTATGTTTCAAGAATTTGTGAGAGCTAGTTTggatttgatttcttttataagTTATGATGACAAAACCAAACATTTACACAAAAATTACTTTAGATTCAATATGCTAATCTATTCGAGAATGTATAAGAATGTTCCTTTAAGATTTACTTCTATGTTCTTTCATGAGTTATTTTGCTCATTTTATACTAAATATGATATCCAAAGTCCTCTCAAATTTAGGTTTTAATGCCATATTGGGTGTTTGATTTGTCTTAACTTTTGATATTTAGGATTCTGCTTAATATTCTTTTAGGATTAACTTAAATGTGGTAAGTTTTAGAGCTTCTGACCAACTTGCCTGGTTCTCAGGAATGGGTTACTGACAGTCCCTTCATAATATCACCAAGAATAACTTTTGAAGTTAGCGTGCGTCTTCTTGGAGGACTAATGGCTTTGGGGTATACAATTGCAGCCATCTTGAAAAGAAGTAGCCATGTCTTTTCTGATGATAAGGTGTCCGTGAAGATCGATTGGTTGGAGCAACTCAATCGCAAATACGTTCAGGTATCATATCCTTTAACGTATGTGTATATCATTTGACATGGTTTATATATCAGGGTAATGTGATCTTTTGCCTCTTTTCTTATTCTGAAACATGTGTTTGGTCTTAGTTATCACAACAGTCATGTACCTAATTGGTTATGGCTTAAGATAACAGCACGATTTTTTATGGCAATACACAATTGGTTTTCTTCATTTATCTAAAAGGAACCAACAGGTCAACAAAATAGCATAGCATCCTGAGCATCCAAGCACAGCTGGCTGCTGAAATAGAATAGTCAACAAGTAGCTATAACTTTGGTAAGGGATAACTCTTTTCCCTTGAAAGCCCTTATCCTAGGCCTCTACTAATCCGCAACAGAAGCCACCACTACCCAATGAATTCTTAGCAGAATAACTCGATAAAGGATGGTGAACTGGCTTTGCGCTGCCTTGCTATAAAGCATCTATTTGAGTTGTTACAGATGACTTATTAGGTACGGGTTGCACAACTTAGAACTAACTGCAATGGTATGTTGTTTCTATAAGGTGCAAGGTCGAGATCGcctatttgttaaattcatagcTGAGCAATTGGGTTTGGAAGGTTCATATGTTCCTCGTACTTACATTGAACAAATCCAGCTGGAGaagcttgtaaatgatgttatgGTATGATTATTCAAGTTGAACATTAAATTTTTGAGCTCTGCATGCTGCTAACTTGGGAAATATGTTTAGGCATTACCAGATGATTTGAAAACAAAGCTTAGCATTGATGATGACTTAGTTTCAAGTCCTAAAGAAGCCCTTTCCCGAGCCTCTGCTGATCGGAGAATGAAGTATCTCAGCCGGTAATTTTTATATCAAGCTACGGTTTTTCTGTCTTTTAAAAAACGTAGTGCTTTTCCACAACTTCAACAGAAAGATTAATTTAATGTGTTATTCTGTCTTATTTTTCTTTACAAAAGCACCTATTCTAATCCTGATAACAGTCACATATGAAATTCATCTATGTGTGGACCAGTATCTCGCACTCGTACGCGACCCAACGGGACAAGAATTTGCCGAAGCTGACAAAACTTGCTATTAACAGTAGAAGGTTTGATGGAAGGGCCCCAGAGTCACCTACTCCAGTAGTGAATCCGGTGAGTATGTTGACCCTGAACTAATTTCTGGAACACAAGTCTAGTTTTTCTTTATCCACTGTCAGAATCCTGACAACCTGACAACCTTTCTGGTTGCTGAAAAGTTCAAGTGAAAGAAAACAAAAGCCTGACAACCTCCCCCCGTTATCTCctccaagaaaagaaaaaagaatggaTTAATTTCAATTCTTCAGAAATTTTATGAGATTTCTGTAAAAGTTGGGCTCCTGAATGAATCCTAAACCTCTCAATCAAATAAATCAATCTTGGTCCGTGGTCATAATATTTGATTACTTTTTGTTTGGATTGCTTAAAATTGATTCCCTTCATAGTTTTGTTTATTACTTTCGTTACTGGTCATTCATTTGTGTTTTAGGGAGTTGTTACACAGCTCTCGGAGCAAATTTCAACTTTGAATGAAAGGATGGATAAGTTCACGTCAAGTATAGAAGAATTGAATTCCAAGCTTTCTACCAGGACCATTTCGGCTAGCCAACAAAATTTAGCTGTGCAGGCCGAAGCCTGCAATGGTTCTTTACCGACATCTCTTTTCGTAACTGGCTTGGGTAATGGTTCACTAACTGGTTCACTAATGCCtcattcttcatcttcttcccagTTGGCTAGAGAGTCCCCACTCATGGAAGAGGTAGCTTCATGTCCTAGTTCAAACCCTACATTTTGTTTCTCTAATCTGACCTTTTTTTATGTTACTTGTTCCGGTTCTTGGTTTTCATGGTCGCATCAACGGAAATGATTGTCTGAATCTTGGTTTTTAACCATGCAGGTTCTAGTTATTGCAAGAGCACAACGCCAGATTATGCATCAGTTAGACAATCTGAGCAATCTGATACATGAATACCGGGGAGAAAGATGTCACCAAGAAAGGAACGATCGATCAAACAGAGCAATTGATGTTGATACTATTGGTGTTCCGCTGATCTTTACTCTAGCAATTGGTGGTTTAGGAGTAATTTTGTTTAGGAATCTAGCATCCCAAAAGTAACATCATCACTTGGAGGTCCAAATTGCGATTTCTGGCATCGCGAAAATGGTCTTATGCCCCTGTGCTTTAAGGGACCATGGAGGGCTAACACACGTACTGTAGGTTGGCatggaaaaattgtaaatattggaAAAACAAATAAAGGTGAAATTCTGAAACTAGTGTTTATCCAACATATGTCTTCTTCctgttatttaatttttacagtGAGTTCTATAATCAGAGAAAATCTCTGCAATCTTCTGATGTGAGAAATTTGTACACCAGTAGAGTGGATATATTTTTGTCATGTTCGTTAACATAAATGAACAGAAGCCAACCTGTTAATGAACTATTTAACAAACAATAATTTATTCACAGGCCAAGCAGGAAACGTAATTCTGATACATttcatgtgtttttttttaaccATTACACATTTGAGAGAAAGAGATgagaatttaactaaataaagacAGAGGTGGGTTAAAATGAAAGCACATAAGCCAGATACATAGTTACAATGAAGTATCAACTCAGTAAAGCACATCGCCTAGAAAAGCAGAAGATAGAATCTAAACATCAAagcttacatatatatatgacaacACAATTTCTTAAAAGAGTGAGGATGTAAGCTCAGATATATCTGCTACTACCTGGCTATAATCGGCCTTTATCTTTTCTTGTTCCGCAGGGTCTAGTTTGCCTTTGGTTGGCTTGGTTAGCACCAGAACGCAGCACGTTGGTCTCTTGGTAGCTCCTGCAGTTGCAAGATCCTGAAATGGCAGAAGAAACTAATCAAACAGGCTCCACGTGAGACAGCTGATCGCTAGTTCATTAACTCAAGCTACAAACCTAAGCATGACATTAATCCGGAATGAGCCCTTTAGTTGTGCTGTGTATGTTTAGGGTCGGAATTCTGGGCTGTACAGATTGAATTGGATGTCAATGTGGACTACAACCAAGAGTCTCTGTGGACTTAGAAAAATCGAACATAGATATACCATTGTGTTTGCTAAACCTAACAATGCAACTCTAATAaataaaggaagaaaatgaaCTCGGATGCGCTTGGCCATGTTATTGTAAAAGTGCAATGATAAATAATACAGAAGTTGGAAAATCACTAAGTGAAAAATTAGGTTCTATGGGATTTGATAGTCAAGCAGGATAACAATTGAAGGATGCAAAGTCACCGAATCATGCAGCAAAACAGAGGAGGTCAGAAGCTTACTTCTTTCGAAGGAACATAAACATAGGGAATGTCTGCCTCTTCACATAGAATCGGAACATGAGTTATGACATAGAAGATAGAAGGAACATGATTAAGCATTTATGTGATTAACATTAGAAGTTAAACTACTTTcagtaaattcaaaatttagattgaatcaaataaaagaaCTCCCTTCCATTCATCAATTGGCAGCAAAACAAGTGCCATCCATGTATATATTCATGTATTGCAATTTCCTTCTCAACTATGCAGTCCTAAACTCTGAATTGCTACAGAAAATTTTCAGACAGCAACCAAAATAGATATTCTTTTCCTAAATGTTCCTATAAAACATCAGTCATAACTCGGAGAAAAATGATGATACTATGTAATGGAAGTCGTTTACAGGCATGGtcagataaaaaaaaaaacaagattacGGTGTAGTTTTAAATCAAATTcctgtttagaaattttatcaaacGAGCTTTGATCACTCAAGTGATCAAAGTATTTAGATGAAGTCAAACTTGTAAACGGATTTCCCCCCTCTCTCCATATTCTCATTCCTTAGTGATTACTCTGCTTCTTTCGGTGTAGCATAAATGTTGAAATCAGCACTCTTCTCAACTGAAACTCAGCAATTTATAAATTTGAACACTGGCATTAAAACAGATAATGGATTATTGCTACTCAGTTATGTTGTAACTCGTAGCTTATTTTACCCAAACAGGGAGGAGAGTGTCATATATCATATATTTGGAGAATCATACCCCATATTTCAGTCCAAATATGTGTTGGACAAATGTGCTCCACATGAGTATTTGAGTACAATGAAAAATCCAGGTACATTAGGGCATAAGAATCCTCCACGTAAAACTTATATCGGCATATCTCAACATAAGTAAGACACCAATATTTCTCAGTCCATGAAACTTATTCTTATATCTATCCAAATAAACATATCAGAGCATAGATCAGATTAAACATGCTTAAAATTGGAAGGAAAAGGCATACACAGAGAATCTGAAGTaagcaaatataatatatttatatataataaaaaaaactttacccTTTATGACCACGACTAATACTTTTAACCACTTCCTTTACTCCTCTCTTCAAGCATTTGTGCTCAGCAGCTACAGCAATGAAAAGAAATACATTGGTTAAATACTTACACGCCACCAAAAAATTCCATTATTAGAGCTTTGGGTTTTCCTTATCATGGCTAAAATACCAGAAAGAGATCTAAATTATTCCGATTTCACAAGTAAGTCATCATATGTATTCCGATTTATACTGAATAAATTCTTACTTCAAGTGAAAGAACGTTCTAtgctaaattaactaaaaacacAAAGGCAGTGTACACAATATAACTAGTGCAACGTGAAGAATAGTTAAGCGGTTGGCCGAATTAGGGTACAAGTTCCCAGGGTTTAAGctgtatcatttttattttttacaggcAAGAGGTTGTTAGCTTaagctttattattattagttattattatctggttaaaatatatcatattttaatctATTATCTTAATCCTCTTTTTCAGTATCTCTCTTTcctagttttattattttaattccataatttatttttttatttcatgtttatctttaaataagaaaataaacatatatcAGTTCGTTCGAACTCATGTCTTCCTGCATTGATAATAACATTAATGTCAATTAAGCTAAAATTTCATCgacaattatttattttagtaagaaaaattaagtgattaaagcttagttggaaaaagaaaaattttgtatttgcatCTTAGGATTTAGAAATCGAATTTTGCTGTTGTATCTTAAGTAATTCtaatatgaactttgattttataaaaacaattaaCTAATAATGTAGAGGGAAAAAATATCTTCatcaagtttttaaatttttaaaataaatttgtttatttctgtaaaaataaaaaaaattcctttttaaATCGAATTTCATAAAAGAATTTAGTAATTCAAgtttttaatccaaaattcaaCTAAAGTGATAGCTTctcaaaattattcaatttttttttatttttatataattttaagcaCAAGGGGATGGGGTAACATGGTTTGAACACGAGTTAAGCGAGTGTTTGataataactttaatcatcactCTGTTTAAGTCAAGACTCAAAATCTTTTGTTCAATTCACATGATGTCACAACTAAAGTTGTTCATAGGCCGGATCGAGCCCATGTAAGGTGTCTAAACCAAGTTTTCAAGAAAGATAAACTCAAGCCCAATCGAATCATATTTGACTTTTTgtagttttgtttttttattttaaaataagatttaaaaaaatataatgcactaaatgcactaaaaattcttatataaattttttttaacacattaaaaagagtatttatataaaaaaaactaccataaatataataaatattttattatattaaaaaacacaaataatataacaaatatcttattgtattaaatctaattttaaaattttatattttgaattgggTTATTTAGTTGAGTAAAATATATTCAAGTCGGGACAGGCTAGGCTCGAACAAAAAAATCTTACCCTAGGCCCGACCCATATAGAGAACGGGCTTTAAATTTTACCCAATCACATTTTGTAGGCTTCGTATTTTTTGTCAAAATCCTCCCATTTTTCAGGAGGGTCTTCAGGTCTGGGCAAGTTACCCGACTCATGAGCAGGTCTagtaacaacaaaataaaaagttttaattctGCTATCCGTCCTTATATTTTAcgaaagttatggatttagtccttatattttaatttggtcctttttaatcactatattttttgaattttaaaatttctgtaTTCATCAAATGATacatattaaattcattaaggtaGCGTTTGAGAACTAGGATTTCAAAAATAGTGTAAATTAAGTAGTAACTATTTAAAAATGTAACATTCATGATCATTTCTCAAATTCATGGATTTACAAAAAGCCTATTTAGTAATCAATTTggttcttaaaatatttttagatttgacataaatatatttttttgtactttctaatatatattagattgaaCCTCaacaaatttgcattttattcttactatttacataataattaaaatttaaattatttctaaaatctaatgcaATAAACGTATTATCACATTTCTAATATTGTATCAACTTGTTATTTTCGCATATTAATTactaaaaatctaattaatgtattaattattatcatttgtgttaatattaaaattttaaaattaaaaagaagaatatagactaaaattttaactttagaaaaatttccaTCCAAATGTACTAAAAAATTTATCCACAAGTACAATATGCATGTAAAACAACTTTTTAAGAAAACTGCAGTATAAATATGGAAGTCAATGAAGTAAATGCTTTCTGTTAATGGCAATGGAATACAGACAACAAAACTTCATTCTTCACATACTTTTTCTCTGGAAAGCTTGGGAGTTTCCATATTTCCTGCCTTACTTTTCTTCATAATTCACATTTCACGCCATACGGTATAATAACAATTTGTGTTCCATTTCATGTTTTCTCCTGTATTCGGTTCTTAAAGATCATTCCGTTACATCTCACTTATTTCCATGTCTGACGTATGTGTTCTATCTCACTATTAAAGAATCCGATAACCCTAAGTTCTCGCTTTATATATGCCATACAAGTGTAGATTACTTTGCTTATTCTTTTATTGAAGATGGCTTGCATTATTAGCCTTACCAAACTAATAAACATATTTCCCATTTTCATCTTTGTCTCATGTTTTCCTCCATTGATGCTTTCTCAATCATTCAGATCACTTCAATTGCCGCCGAAAGTCACCGGTCCAGAATCCATCGCCTTCGAGTTCGGAACCAGTCGATTCTATGTTGGTGTGGCTGATGGTAGAATTCTACAATACAACGGACCAAGGGTTGGATTTCGAGACTTTGGATTCACCGGTCCAAATAGGTGATTCTTTAACCAACAAACAGTCTAGTGGTTGCAAGACATAAAATCATAAAACTGAATATAGGTTGTATATATTATTGCTTGAATTTTCACCCACAAACTCTAATACAGGTCTAAACGGATGTGTGATGGCACTACTGATCCAAATTTGGGGCCAATATGTGGAAGGCCATTGGGTTTAGCATTTCATTACTCCCTAAATAAGTTATATATTTGCGATGCCTATTTTGGGCTTATGGTGCTAGGTTCTTCCGGAAAGCAAGCGACCCAAGTTTCTGCGGCTGCAGACGGAGAGCCTTACCGTTTATGTGATGCTTTAGACGTCCACCAACCATCTGGAAATGTTATTTTCGTAGATTCCAGCGCCAACTATGATTTAAGGTTCTTTCTTATCACCTAGGCTAAATCCTTAGTAGTCTGaagcagggatttaaattgcggccgcggtcgcgttttcggtcgcgtcgcgtttgtcgcggtcgcggacataacggacgctattgcggtcactgcgggtatcgcggtcgtgaattttacaTTACTTATTGTGTATTGCGGGTATAGCGGGTTTAAGCAGTAACGGTTTCGGACAGTGCTgttaccgctatataacggccgctatttcggtaacggaccgctatttaaatcccgAAGATCAACGACAAAGAGACCGTAACATTGCATTAATAGCACTATTTAAATCTTTTGACCCACTTATGTTTCATTCACATACAAAGCTTAATTACATGTTGCAGAAATATCTCGAAAGCAGTGAACGCTAATGATTCAACAGGGAGATTGTTGATGTACAACCCTGACACGGACCGAGTGACAGTGTTAATGAAGAACCTTTCAGGGCCAGCAGGGGTAGCAGTTAGCCAAGATGGAACCTATGTCCTAGTTTCCAACTTCATTAACAATAGTACTATACGGTATTGGCTTCGAGGTCCTGGAGCCAACACTTATGACGTCATAAATTTGCAGGAAAGGCCAGATAACATCAAGAGAACAGCGTTTGGAGACTTTTGGAGGGCGGCGGCGCTGGTGAAACAACCGACGCGATCACTGGTGCCGATCGGGCAGAGGATCAATGGGTTTGGCAGGGTTCTTCGAACTGTGAATTTCGAAGCATGGTATGGCAATCAATTAATTAGCGAAGTTCAGGAATTCGGTGGTGAACTATATTTGGGATCACTATCTGCGCCTTTTGTTGGCGTTTTTAGGTTTTGATGTCTGTAGTTTCCGATTACTATCTAGGGTAAATTATAAGAATAATCGTAcaataattttgttttagttatCCATCTattaatttcatcaatttaatcaatctcttttctaattttaattaatttaataacaaaaatttaaaactttatttattcgcataataataaatttagccatcCAATTATTACATGTTAATCTTGTATCTTGTTATGCACTATTGTTTGATCTATTTAAACGTCTTTTTATGTCTTCCTTCAATCTCTTTTAACTTATTTCTTCAAGTCTTCACTCGCAATGAAAAAAGTTTAAGCTTATTATCTCTTCAACTCGATGATATTAAAGTCTAAATATCAATAGAGCATGATGACAGCGACATGTACTGTGCGTAATAAAGCAAGGGTGGAGAGAAAGGATTGACATGGAAGAAGGCAGCAAACATTCCAACAATTTCCGCATCTCCTTTACAAACATTCAACAGtcaaatttctcacttttttgGTAGGAACATTAAGCAATTTGGAGACCGTGTTATGCATATTATGCATTCCTCAACACGCTCACAAAGGTCACTTTATCATCTACACTCGTCTTGGGGGTCAATTGTTATGTCTCTTTTAGTGGACCTTACAACTTACTGATGGTTAATCTGCAAATCTCAACCTGACGAACTATGCGCCTTCTCAATTATAGTTAGTCTACGAACTTCAATATGATGAACTATGCATCTTTATTGATGCTAAAGTTATAGTGAAACTCAACATAATTAATTGTTAGTCACTCTAACATGCCCCATCATAGAATATCATATCATTGTCACTGTCAAATGTATCAAAATCAGACTTCCATGTCAACAATTTTACGACATATAGCCAAATTTATCATCCAAAAGATTAATGCAAATAGACTCGCTTCAACTTACCAAATCTCCTCTCCAAAAAAAATTAAGACTTCCTTCCAACCTCTGTTCCTTCCTTCTTCACCAAACCTTCTTCTCTTTATTCACCTCACCAGTTAACACTTCcgtaaattaaatatcaaatcttCCTAATCTCTCTGATATTACTAATCAATGACGTAAGAACTTTCATGAATGAATACCCTTCAGAACCACAATTTACGAAGATGTATAATCGCATATAAGTAAAAATACCTTCAGGTTAGAATAATAATGGGAGGTTGAAGAATATGGCATTGCCTTCCCAAACACCATATCTATCTGTGTCACGTGACATAATAAAGTAAATGGCAAGCAGTGCAGATAAAATGGCGTCACTCCATCATGGTCGGACAATTTGGACAAGACTTTTGACTTCTTCAATCTATAATTCTTCGTGGTCCACCTCCAATCTCTcgtctttcattttcttctttttagtGTTCTAGTTTTTTCTTTTCCCCTTTAAGCCTAAGTTTTAAGTGGAAGTGAAGGCTTAAAAATATAGGAGGGACGATGGAAGAAAATGCAAGTTTCAATCAAACTGGATCGAGAGTTGGTCAGGTTATTAATTTGGAGAAAGACATTATTAATCCGTAAATAAACAGAGACTAATTGGAccgaattaaaaaaattaatgaaactattttttttttataattatcaatttttaataatagtagtaattGAATAATTGATATTTATAATGGAACCCAAAAAAAACCTTTCTATTTTTAACGCCACTCCAAACATAGATGTGAACCTCAAACTCATAACAAACCAAAGACATTGATTTCCCTGATGGTTTTCTCCTTAATTGCTCATTTCATTGCGATCCGAAGCCGCCACCAACATTAACAGATAATTTATTGTTTTTTGGTTAGTATATTTGGGTTTTGTTGAAAATGGAGCCATTAGGAGAAGATGACCTAAGTCAATTAAAGGAAATTTTCGCAAGGTTCGACATGGATTCCGATGGTAGCCTAACGATTCTAGAGCTTGCGGCACTGCTAAGATCGATTGGGATCAAGCCATCAGGTGATCAAATCCATGTTTTGTTAGCCAACATGGATGCCAACGGCAATGGTTCGGTTGAATTTGATGAACTAGCCAGTATATTGCCTGAACTTACAGGAGAAATATTGAATAACCAAGAGCGATTAACGGAGGTGTTTCAATTGTTTGATCGTGACGGCAATGGATACATCACCGCGGCGGAGCTAGCTGGTTGCATGGCCAAAATGGGATATCCATTGACCTATTCAGAGCTAACTGAGATTATTAAAGAGGCTGATTCCGATGGGGATGGTGTCATTAGCTTCACTGAATTTTCTTCTATAATGGGAAAATCAGCCCTGGAATTTCTAGGTATTAGTCTGTCATCATGACCCTAGATTTGagtttttcctctcttttttcttcTGGGGATTGTTGTAGGAACCTAATCCCTCGGTTAAATGTTTGCTAATATTTCCAAGAACAATGTTCCAGGCAAATTGCTTCGTTTGAAGGGCCACATGAAACCACTTCTTGTTACCCCTTATCTCAAGGTCTATGTCATCTTTTCTTGTCTGGCTGAGTTTGATGAAGATGACTATATACATATTGATAGTTGTAAATATTAGATCAAGGAATGAAATATCAGGTTTTTCACACCCTTTTGCTTCCATGTTTTCAGCTTcacaaaaatcaataaattaaggGTGGATTTAGATTGGCGGTGAGGTGAGGTgtgcttaatttattttttgtcttaCATTATAGTATTTAATCTCACTACTAACCGTTAGTAAACGTATTACCCATTTAAACTCATCCTAAATCAGGTTCCATTTTAGTTCAAGTCATctttaaatatattcaaattgGTTCTTTTGTTGGATCAAAAgtgaaaaaaaagtaattattcCAATAAATCAAAGCCAACCATTTTGGTTGATGAATCTGGTTTTTTTAATCTCCATCTCTTTTCAATAAGAAGATGACAAATAATATTTTTCGTCTTAATTTTCAGCTTTTACCTTCCTACAAAATTCAAGTACAACTAAAAATTAGTTTATCGAAAAAGGATAAAAATAGGTAGAATTACAGCTTTATCCAATGATTTTAACATACATATGAAGAAAAcataagtaaattttttatttaatatgttaGTTTATCGTCATCTGgataaatttgatcactatttttTTCATAAAGGTGAAGCTATCATTATTTTTCTttggataatttatttattagataaatactcaaattatttactttattagttttttttaaaatattaaataggcTTTTAGGTGATATTCGTAATTCATTCAGAAATAGAGTTGATGTCTTTCTTGACCTAAACAATGGGCATTTGCTTTGTCCCAACCTGAGCTTGCCCACAATGCAATCAAGAAGTCACATTTTTTCTGTTGTCTATGTCCAATGCCTTCGACATGCTTGGACTTAACACAACTTCCACAAGCCCCAAGGTCAAGCATAGTTGCAACCCATATGACAACAAGAACAAGATGTCCAAGCAGGTCAAACAAAGTAGCTGATTTCTCCCCATTCTATTGGGAAGATGAATTTAACTCGACGATGATTTATTTTTCTCGAAGGGGGAATTTGACGTgactttttattcaattatttagtttttcttttttcttttaactctttGAAGCCTACAAATAAATTAGAATGTGAgctttgtaatttattcaattcattcaaaaaaaaaaaagaaagaaagaaagagaagagatgtttagttttctcttttaactataaaaatttaatcttttgtaTTTGTGTCCAGGCTTAtgttatttgggtaattgttggaTTGAAGCTGAACAGGGTTTGCAACTGTTGATTTCTTGGTCTCTTTAATGGCTGCTCTTCCAATTCTTGGTGGATTTTGAGCACTTCATTCTCTCTACACCCTCCTCCATTAAcctacatttataaaaa from Gossypium hirsutum isolate 1008001.06 chromosome D12, Gossypium_hirsutum_v2.1, whole genome shotgun sequence includes these protein-coding regions:
- the LOC107946569 gene encoding inorganic pyrophosphatase TTM1 isoform X1 — encoded protein: MAQDTSSVAESPRRRSGLLRDQVQLIKRKDCDRYEIVPIEDKLSFEKGFFIVIRACQLLAQKNDGLILVGVAGPSGAGKTVFTEKVLNFMPSIAVITMDNYNDASRIIDGNFDDPRLTDYNTLLENIHGLKAGKPVQVPIYDFKSSSRIGYRTLEVPSSRIVIIEGIYALSDKLRPLLDLRVSVTGGVHFDLVKRVLRDIQRAGQEPEEIIHQISETVYPMYKAFIEPDLETAHIKIINKFNPFTGFQNPTYILKSTRLVTLDQIKEVVSEEHKETIEETYDIYLLPPGEDPEACQSYLRMRNRDGKYNLMFEEWVTDSPFIISPRITFEVSVRLLGGLMALGYTIAAILKRSSHVFSDDKVSVKIDWLEQLNRKYVQVQGRDRLFVKFIAEQLGLEGSYVPRTYIEQIQLEKLVNDVMALPDDLKTKLSIDDDLVSSPKEALSRASADRRMKYLSRISHSYATQRDKNLPKLTKLAINSRRFDGRAPESPTPVVNPGVVTQLSEQISTLNERMDKFTSSIEELNSKLSTRTISASQQNLAVQAEACNGSLPTSLFVTGLGNGSLTGSLMPHSSSSSQLARESPLMEEVLVIARAQRQIMHQLDNLSNLIHEYRGERCHQERNDRSNRAIDVDTIGVPLIFTLAIGGLGVILFRNLASQK
- the LOC107946570 gene encoding protein STRICTOSIDINE SYNTHASE-LIKE 12; its protein translation is MACIISLTKLINIFPIFIFVSCFPPLMLSQSFRSLQLPPKVTGPESIAFEFGTSRFYVGVADGRILQYNGPRVGFRDFGFTGPNRSKRMCDGTTDPNLGPICGRPLGLAFHYSLNKLYICDAYFGLMVLGSSGKQATQVSAAADGEPYRLCDALDVHQPSGNVIFVDSSANYDLRNISKAVNANDSTGRLLMYNPDTDRVTVLMKNLSGPAGVAVSQDGTYVLVSNFINNSTIRYWLRGPGANTYDVINLQERPDNIKRTAFGDFWRAAALVKQPTRSLVPIGQRINGFGRVLRTVNFEAWYGNQLISEVQEFGGELYLGSLSAPFVGVFRF
- the LOC107947621 gene encoding probable calcium-binding protein CML15 — protein: MEPLGEDDLSQLKEIFARFDMDSDGSLTILELAALLRSIGIKPSGDQIHVLLANMDANGNGSVEFDELASILPELTGEILNNQERLTEVFQLFDRDGNGYITAAELAGCMAKMGYPLTYSELTEIIKEADSDGDGVISFTEFSSIMGKSALEFLGISLSS